In the Bombus pyrosoma isolate SC7728 linkage group LG15, ASM1482585v1, whole genome shotgun sequence genome, one interval contains:
- the LOC122575541 gene encoding ATP-binding cassette sub-family C member 4-like isoform X2: MDSSKKYDNPNPKLTANVFSKLIFWWLKPLFWYAKDHDLEIKDIYNVMPNDVSQHLGDKLERNWIKEVKSAEGANRKPKFFNALKKTFMWSFAHYGGWQFFLAVVLRVIQPYVLGLLIWHFDPRATSTANEAYIYASAVILIVLCGALITHHSMLGLMEVGMRVRVACSSLMYRKILRLSRSSTNVTTPGQIINIMSNDVARFEQLFIALHYIWILPIQGALITFMIWESVGIASLAGVFLITMQTVPVQGYLGKWVSKLRLKIAVRTDERVRLMSEIIGGIQVIKMYTWEQPFEKLVSFVRSQEIDVLTVASYLRGFTLATFVFTERTTLYFTIMAYVLLGNTISADKVFSMAQYFNILQLTMAILYPMAVSAAAEAHVSIKRLENFLLLKENNNIIQSQQTNGDGSIMMKNITASWTENTIANTLHDINVQIEPGKLYAIVGSVGAGKSSFLQLILKELQQSHGEIKVNGTVSYASQEAWLFSGTVRNNVLFGQSYDKEKYNDVVRVCTLFKDFQQFNYGDRTLVGDRGASLSGGQRARINLARAVYRNADIYLLDDPLSAVDTHVGKQLFNECIKNYLRNKTRILVTHQVQYLKDCDYIILLNNGKIECEGTFAEIQSKRTDFLHMLSTEENKGDSEVMEIDDNTNPDLSINYGNGKDDDETEPKETEELMAKGNVSKSLYWKYFRAGGSLLMILIFVWSLIFGQIGSSGCDYWVAYWTKQEEIRIKRNSINHTVQLSEQNRTVPFSADGDTNKSTNETALLEMDDFNSTISKLFPLKNESFDNITWTINARSNTVYLHRDTALWIYGAFILTSIVLTSTRNIVFYKICMNASKNLHNLMFSCLLKAPMLFFDTHPSGRILNRFSKDVGSVDEILPRTMIESIQIFTVMVGILVQVFIINWWTIFPMFIMGFLYWQIRNIYLKTAQDMKRFEGTRNTFAGNVGLAISQVLILCGMLQHGMRQTAETISQMTSVERILQFTQLDKEGPFESEPNKKPSAQWPSKGEINFDHLYLRYEDSAPPVLKDLCFAIKSGEKVGIVGRTGAGKTSLISALFRLAKLEGAIYIDKLDTKQIGLHELRRKISIIPQEPVLFSATLRDNLDPFHDFDDATLWAALEDVELKLSVSSLDYNVDQGGANFSVGQRQLLCLARAILRNNKILLLDEATANVDPATDALIQKTIRQKFKSCTVLTIAHRLNTIMDSNKVLVMDHGKAIEFDHPYVLLKNEQGHFTSMVKETGKLMFEQLKKIAEEAYNSVCTNAELQSLPQIHNGETVKDN; the protein is encoded by the exons ATGGATTCTAGTAAGAAGTATGACAATCCTAATCCAAAATTAACGGCGAATGTTTTTAGTAAACTGATCTTTTG gTGGCTGAAACCCCTATTTTGGTATGCTAAGGATCATGATCTTGAGATTAAAGATATCTACAATGTCATGCCAAATGATGTTAGTCAACATCTTGGAGATAAACTCGAGAG GAACTGGATTAAAGAAGTTAAGTCCGCAGAAGGAGCAAATAGAAAAcctaaattttttaatgctttaaaaaaaacatttatgtGGTCATTTGCTCACTATGGAGGATGGCAGTTTTTTTTAGCAGTTGTTTTAAG GGTTATTCAACCATATGTGTTAGGTCTTCTTATCTGGCACTTTGATCCTAGAGCAACATCCACAGCCAATGAAGCATACATTTATGCTTCAGCTGTTATACTTATAGTCTTATGTGGAGCTTTAATTACTCATCATTCTATGTTAGGTTTAATGGAAGTTGGAATGAGAGTGAGAGTAGCATGTTCCTCTCTAATGTATAGAAAG ATTTTGCGTTTGTCAAGATCTTCTACTAATGTTACTACTCCTGgacaaattataaacataatgTCAAATGATGTAGCAAGAtttgaacaattatttatagcgTTGCATTATATTTGGATCTTACCAATTCAAGGTGCTCTGATTACTTTTATGATATGGGAAAGTGTAGGAATCGCATCTTTAGCTGGTGTTTTTCTTATAACTATGCAAACTGTACCTGTTCaag GATATCTAGGAAAATGGGTATcaaaattaagattaaaaatcGCAGTTAGGACTGACGAAAGAGTAAGATTAATGTCAGAAATAATTGGTGGAATTCAagtcattaaaatgtatacttGGGAACAACCATTTGAAAAACTTGTTAGCTTTGTTAGAAG tCAGGAGATAGACGTACTAACAGTTGCATCGTACTTACGAGGTTTTACCTTAGCTACTTTTGTGTTTACtgaacgtacaacattatactttacaattaTGGCATATGTACTTCTCGGCAACACTATATCTGCCGATAAAGTATTTTCGATGGcacaatatttcaatatcctCCAACTTACTATGGCAATATTATACCCGATGGCTGTATCTGCTGCTGCAGAGGCTCATGTATCTATTAAGAGACTTGAA aatttccttttattgaaagaaaataataatataatccaGTCACAACAAACCAATGGAGATGGTAGTAttatgatgaaaaatattacagcaTCTTGGACAGAAAACACAATTGCAAATACGTTACATGATATCAATGTTCAAATAGAACCTGGTAAGCTTTATGCTATTGTTGGTTCAGTTGGTGCAGGAAAG agttcgtttcttcaattaattttaaaggaaCTACAACAATCACAtggagaaataaaagtaaatggTACTGTGTCTTATGCTAGTCAAGAAGCGTGGTTATTTTCGGGTACAGTGCGCAATAATGTACTTTTTGGGCAGTCTTATGATAAAGAAAAGTATAATGATGTTGTTAGAGTATGTACTCTCTTTAAAGATTTTCAGCAGTTTAATTACGGCGACAGAACTTTAGTTGGAGATAGAGGCGCATCACTCAGTGGTGGTCAACGAGCAAGAATTAATTTAGCTAG GGCTGTATATAGGAACGcggatatttatttattagatgaTCCACTATCCGCAGTCGATACTCACGTAGGAAAACAATTGTTCAATGAATGCATCAAAAAttatcttcgaaataaaacaagaattcTTGTAACACATCAggttcaatatttaaaagattgcGATTACATTATTCTATTGAATAAC GGCAAAATCGAATGTGAAGGTACATTTGCAGAAATTCAAAGCAAACGTACAGACTTTTTACATATGCTTTcaacagaagaaaataaaggagaTTCGGAAGTCATGGAAATTGATGATAATACTAATCCTGatttatctattaattatGGTAATGGTAAAGATGATGATGAAACAGAACCAAAAGAAACTGAGGAATTAATGGCAAAAGGAAACGTTTCTAAATCTctttattggaaatattttcgagcTGGAGGATCTCTCTTAATGATTCTGATTTTTGTATGGTCTTTAATTTTTGGACAGATTGGAAGTAGTGGTTGCGATTATTGGGTTGCTTATTG gacaaaacaagaagaaatacgcattaaacgtaatagtattaatcATACAGTTCAACTATCAGAACAAAACCGCACAGTACCGTTTTCCGCTGACGGAGATACAAATAAATCAACAAATGAAACGGCTTTATTGGAGATGGATGATTTTAATagtacaatttcaaaattgttccCATTAAAAAATGAGAGTTTTGATAATATT acGTGGACTATTAACGCGAGGTCCAATACAGTTTACCTCCATCGTGACACTGCTTTGTGGATTTATGGAGCATTCATCCTTACAAGCATTGTATTGACATCCAcaagaaatattgtattttataaaatatgtatgaatGCTAGTAAAAATCTTCATAATCTCATGTTTTCGTGTTTATTAAAAGCGCCGATGCTATTTTTTGACACACATCCTTCTG GTCGCATTCTAAATCGTTTCTCAAAGGATGTTGGATCAGTAGATGAAATTTTACCAAGAACGATGATAGAATCCATCCAAATATTTACAGTAATGGTTGGAATTTTAGTTCAagttttcattattaattggTGGACAATATTTCCAATGTTTATCATGGGTTTCTTATATTGgcaaatacgaaatatttatcttaaaacTGCGCAAGATATGAAACGTTTTGAAGGAACTA gAAATACATTTGCGGGAAATGTAGGATTAGCCATATCTCAAGTATTAATCTTATGTGGAATGCTTCAGCATGGAATGCGTCAAACTGCAGAAACAATATCGCAAATGACAAGTGTAGAACGAATTCTACAATTTACACAACTCGATAAAGAGGGACCATTTGAAAGTGAACCTAATAAAAAACCGTCTGCACAGTGGCCTTCTaaaggagaaataaatttcgatcatttatatttacgcTATGAAGATTCCGCACCACCAGTTCTTAAAGATTTATGTTTTGCCATTAAATCTGGAGAAaag GTAGGAATAGTCGGTCGCACTGGTGCTGGTAAAACCTCTTTGATATCAGCTTTGTTTCGTTTGGCTAAACTCGAAGGTGCTATTTACATAGATAAATTAGATACAAAACAAATAGGTCTTCATGAATTACgaaggaaaatttctattatcccacaagaaccTGTATTATTCTCAGCGACGCTTCGAGATAATCTCGATCCATTTCATGATTTTGATGATGCTACTCTTTGGGCTGCCCTTGAGGatgtagaattaaaattaagtgtTTCTTCTCTAGACTATAATGTCGATCAAGGTGGAGCTAATTTCAGTGTGGGGCAAAGACAGTTACTCTGTTTAGCTCGAGCGATcttaagaaataataagattCTGCTTCTTGATGAAGCTACCGCTAATGTCGATCCTGCGACAGATGCCTTAATACAAAAGACTATTCGACAAAAATTCAAGAGTTGCACAGTATTAACCATAGCACATAGATTGAATACAATTATGGATAGTAACAAAGTGCTAGTTATGGATCATGGAAAAGCAATTGAATTTGATCATCCCTATGTTCTACTTAAAAATGAGCAAGGCCATTTTACTAGTATGGTCAAAGAAACTGGGAAGCTAATGTTTGAACAACTCAAAAAAATTGCAGAAgag gCTTATAACAGTGTCTGCACCAATGCAGAATTGCAGTCACTACCACAAATTCATAATGGTGAAACAGTGAaagataattag
- the LOC122575541 gene encoding ATP-binding cassette sub-family C member 4-like isoform X1 has product MDSSKKYDNPNPKLTANVFSKLIFWWLKPLFWYAKDHDLEIKDIYNVMPNDVSQHLGDKLERNWIKEVKSAEGANRKPKFFNALKKTFMWSFAHYGGWQFFLAVVLRVIQPYVLGLLIWHFDPRATSTANEAYIYASAVILIVLCGALITHHSMLGLMEVGMRVRVACSSLMYRKILRLSRSSTNVTTPGQIINIMSNDVARFEQLFIALHYIWILPIQGALITFMIWESVGIASLAGVFLITMQTVPVQGYLGKWVSKLRLKIAVRTDERVRLMSEIIGGIQVIKMYTWEQPFEKLVSFVRSQEIDVLTVASYLRGFTLATFVFTERTTLYFTIMAYVLLGNTISADKVFSMAQYFNILQLTMAILYPMAVSAAAEAHVSIKRLENFLLLKENNNIIQSQQTNGDGSIMMKNITASWTENTIANTLHDINVQIEPGKLYAIVGSVGAGKSSFLQLILKELQQSHGEIKVNGTVSYASQEAWLFSGTVRNNVLFGQSYDKEKYNDVVRVCTLFKDFQQFNYGDRTLVGDRGASLSGGQRARINLARAVYRNADIYLLDDPLSAVDTHVGKQLFNECIKNYLRNKTRILVTHQVQYLKDCDYIILLNNGKIECEGTFAEIQSKRTDFLHMLSTEENKGDSEVMEIDDNTNPDLSINYGNGKDDDETEPKETEELMAKGNVSKSLYWKYFRAGGSLLMILIFVWSLIFGQIGSSGCDYWVAYWTKQEEIRIKRNSINHTVQLSEQNRTVPFSADGDTNKSTNETALLEMDDFNSTISKLFPLKNESFDNITWTINARSNTVYLHRDTALWIYGAFILTSIVLTSTRNIVFYKICMNASKNLHNLMFSCLLKAPMLFFDTHPSGRILNRFSKDVGSVDEILPRTMIESIQIFTVMVGILVQVFIINWWTIFPMFIMGFLYWQIRNIYLKTAQDMKRFEGTTKSPVFSHVSSSLLGLTTIRSACAHNMVRKEFDVHQDLHTSAYYLTIATSTAFGFALDVVSICFIAFITYSFIILDDGNTFAGNVGLAISQVLILCGMLQHGMRQTAETISQMTSVERILQFTQLDKEGPFESEPNKKPSAQWPSKGEINFDHLYLRYEDSAPPVLKDLCFAIKSGEKVGIVGRTGAGKTSLISALFRLAKLEGAIYIDKLDTKQIGLHELRRKISIIPQEPVLFSATLRDNLDPFHDFDDATLWAALEDVELKLSVSSLDYNVDQGGANFSVGQRQLLCLARAILRNNKILLLDEATANVDPATDALIQKTIRQKFKSCTVLTIAHRLNTIMDSNKVLVMDHGKAIEFDHPYVLLKNEQGHFTSMVKETGKLMFEQLKKIAEEAYNSVCTNAELQSLPQIHNGETVKDN; this is encoded by the exons ATGGATTCTAGTAAGAAGTATGACAATCCTAATCCAAAATTAACGGCGAATGTTTTTAGTAAACTGATCTTTTG gTGGCTGAAACCCCTATTTTGGTATGCTAAGGATCATGATCTTGAGATTAAAGATATCTACAATGTCATGCCAAATGATGTTAGTCAACATCTTGGAGATAAACTCGAGAG GAACTGGATTAAAGAAGTTAAGTCCGCAGAAGGAGCAAATAGAAAAcctaaattttttaatgctttaaaaaaaacatttatgtGGTCATTTGCTCACTATGGAGGATGGCAGTTTTTTTTAGCAGTTGTTTTAAG GGTTATTCAACCATATGTGTTAGGTCTTCTTATCTGGCACTTTGATCCTAGAGCAACATCCACAGCCAATGAAGCATACATTTATGCTTCAGCTGTTATACTTATAGTCTTATGTGGAGCTTTAATTACTCATCATTCTATGTTAGGTTTAATGGAAGTTGGAATGAGAGTGAGAGTAGCATGTTCCTCTCTAATGTATAGAAAG ATTTTGCGTTTGTCAAGATCTTCTACTAATGTTACTACTCCTGgacaaattataaacataatgTCAAATGATGTAGCAAGAtttgaacaattatttatagcgTTGCATTATATTTGGATCTTACCAATTCAAGGTGCTCTGATTACTTTTATGATATGGGAAAGTGTAGGAATCGCATCTTTAGCTGGTGTTTTTCTTATAACTATGCAAACTGTACCTGTTCaag GATATCTAGGAAAATGGGTATcaaaattaagattaaaaatcGCAGTTAGGACTGACGAAAGAGTAAGATTAATGTCAGAAATAATTGGTGGAATTCAagtcattaaaatgtatacttGGGAACAACCATTTGAAAAACTTGTTAGCTTTGTTAGAAG tCAGGAGATAGACGTACTAACAGTTGCATCGTACTTACGAGGTTTTACCTTAGCTACTTTTGTGTTTACtgaacgtacaacattatactttacaattaTGGCATATGTACTTCTCGGCAACACTATATCTGCCGATAAAGTATTTTCGATGGcacaatatttcaatatcctCCAACTTACTATGGCAATATTATACCCGATGGCTGTATCTGCTGCTGCAGAGGCTCATGTATCTATTAAGAGACTTGAA aatttccttttattgaaagaaaataataatataatccaGTCACAACAAACCAATGGAGATGGTAGTAttatgatgaaaaatattacagcaTCTTGGACAGAAAACACAATTGCAAATACGTTACATGATATCAATGTTCAAATAGAACCTGGTAAGCTTTATGCTATTGTTGGTTCAGTTGGTGCAGGAAAG agttcgtttcttcaattaattttaaaggaaCTACAACAATCACAtggagaaataaaagtaaatggTACTGTGTCTTATGCTAGTCAAGAAGCGTGGTTATTTTCGGGTACAGTGCGCAATAATGTACTTTTTGGGCAGTCTTATGATAAAGAAAAGTATAATGATGTTGTTAGAGTATGTACTCTCTTTAAAGATTTTCAGCAGTTTAATTACGGCGACAGAACTTTAGTTGGAGATAGAGGCGCATCACTCAGTGGTGGTCAACGAGCAAGAATTAATTTAGCTAG GGCTGTATATAGGAACGcggatatttatttattagatgaTCCACTATCCGCAGTCGATACTCACGTAGGAAAACAATTGTTCAATGAATGCATCAAAAAttatcttcgaaataaaacaagaattcTTGTAACACATCAggttcaatatttaaaagattgcGATTACATTATTCTATTGAATAAC GGCAAAATCGAATGTGAAGGTACATTTGCAGAAATTCAAAGCAAACGTACAGACTTTTTACATATGCTTTcaacagaagaaaataaaggagaTTCGGAAGTCATGGAAATTGATGATAATACTAATCCTGatttatctattaattatGGTAATGGTAAAGATGATGATGAAACAGAACCAAAAGAAACTGAGGAATTAATGGCAAAAGGAAACGTTTCTAAATCTctttattggaaatattttcgagcTGGAGGATCTCTCTTAATGATTCTGATTTTTGTATGGTCTTTAATTTTTGGACAGATTGGAAGTAGTGGTTGCGATTATTGGGTTGCTTATTG gacaaaacaagaagaaatacgcattaaacgtaatagtattaatcATACAGTTCAACTATCAGAACAAAACCGCACAGTACCGTTTTCCGCTGACGGAGATACAAATAAATCAACAAATGAAACGGCTTTATTGGAGATGGATGATTTTAATagtacaatttcaaaattgttccCATTAAAAAATGAGAGTTTTGATAATATT acGTGGACTATTAACGCGAGGTCCAATACAGTTTACCTCCATCGTGACACTGCTTTGTGGATTTATGGAGCATTCATCCTTACAAGCATTGTATTGACATCCAcaagaaatattgtattttataaaatatgtatgaatGCTAGTAAAAATCTTCATAATCTCATGTTTTCGTGTTTATTAAAAGCGCCGATGCTATTTTTTGACACACATCCTTCTG GTCGCATTCTAAATCGTTTCTCAAAGGATGTTGGATCAGTAGATGAAATTTTACCAAGAACGATGATAGAATCCATCCAAATATTTACAGTAATGGTTGGAATTTTAGTTCAagttttcattattaattggTGGACAATATTTCCAATGTTTATCATGGGTTTCTTATATTGgcaaatacgaaatatttatcttaaaacTGCGCAAGATATGAAACGTTTTGAAGGAACTA cCAAAAGTCCTGTTTTCTCCCATGTTAGTTCTTCCTTATTAGGACTAACAACAATTCGTTCTGCTTGCGCGCATAACATGGTTCGGAAAGAATTCGACGTTCACCAAGATCTTCATACTAGTGCTTATTACTTGACAATAGCAACAAGTACTGCTTTTGGATTTGCATTAGATGTTGTGTCTATTTgttttattgcttttattaCCTATAGCTTCATCATATTGGATGatg gAAATACATTTGCGGGAAATGTAGGATTAGCCATATCTCAAGTATTAATCTTATGTGGAATGCTTCAGCATGGAATGCGTCAAACTGCAGAAACAATATCGCAAATGACAAGTGTAGAACGAATTCTACAATTTACACAACTCGATAAAGAGGGACCATTTGAAAGTGAACCTAATAAAAAACCGTCTGCACAGTGGCCTTCTaaaggagaaataaatttcgatcatttatatttacgcTATGAAGATTCCGCACCACCAGTTCTTAAAGATTTATGTTTTGCCATTAAATCTGGAGAAaag GTAGGAATAGTCGGTCGCACTGGTGCTGGTAAAACCTCTTTGATATCAGCTTTGTTTCGTTTGGCTAAACTCGAAGGTGCTATTTACATAGATAAATTAGATACAAAACAAATAGGTCTTCATGAATTACgaaggaaaatttctattatcccacaagaaccTGTATTATTCTCAGCGACGCTTCGAGATAATCTCGATCCATTTCATGATTTTGATGATGCTACTCTTTGGGCTGCCCTTGAGGatgtagaattaaaattaagtgtTTCTTCTCTAGACTATAATGTCGATCAAGGTGGAGCTAATTTCAGTGTGGGGCAAAGACAGTTACTCTGTTTAGCTCGAGCGATcttaagaaataataagattCTGCTTCTTGATGAAGCTACCGCTAATGTCGATCCTGCGACAGATGCCTTAATACAAAAGACTATTCGACAAAAATTCAAGAGTTGCACAGTATTAACCATAGCACATAGATTGAATACAATTATGGATAGTAACAAAGTGCTAGTTATGGATCATGGAAAAGCAATTGAATTTGATCATCCCTATGTTCTACTTAAAAATGAGCAAGGCCATTTTACTAGTATGGTCAAAGAAACTGGGAAGCTAATGTTTGAACAACTCAAAAAAATTGCAGAAgag gCTTATAACAGTGTCTGCACCAATGCAGAATTGCAGTCACTACCACAAATTCATAATGGTGAAACAGTGAaagataattag
- the LOC122575546 gene encoding tubulin alpha chain-like yields the protein MHVGQAGVQMGNACWELYCLEHGIQPDGTIPSDKVSGTNDCFNTFFNETSSGKMVPRAVMVDLEPTVVDEVRIGRYKQLYHPEQLITGKEDAANNYARGHYSIGREVIDSVMDRVRRLTDQCTGLQGFFVFHSFGGGTGSGFTSLLMQKLSDDYGKKSKLEFAVYPAPQVSTAVVEPYNSILTTHTTIGHSDCAFMVDNEAIYDICRRKLGIERPSYANLNRLISQVVSSITASLRFDGALNVDLTEFQTNLVPYPRIHFPLATYAPVVSADKAFHEGMSVAEITSECFEASNQMVKCDPREGKYMACCLLYRGEVVPKDVNAAIAAMKRKSCIRFVDWCPTGFKVGINYQPPTVVPGGDLAKVQRAVSMLSNTTAIEEAWSKLNYKFDLMYHKRAFVHWYVGEGMEEGEFAEARDDLAALERDYEEVALESSTTPDASLEY from the exons ATGCACGTTGGTCAAGCAGGTGTTCAAATGGGTAATGCGTGTTGGGAATTGTATTGTTTGGAACATGGAATTCAACCGGATGGAACGATACCATCAGACAAAGTGTCCGGGACAAACGATTGTTTTAATACCTTTTTCAATGAAACCAGTTCTGGCAAGATGGTACCGCGTGCTGTGATGGTTGACTTAGAGCCTACGGTCGTTG ACGAAGTAAGGATAGGACGTTACAAGCAATTATATCACCCCGAACAATTAATCACGGGTAAAGAAGATGCTGCAAACAATTATGCTCGTGGTCATTATTCCATTGGTAGGGAAGTAATAGACTCTGTAATGGATCGGGTGAGAAGGTTGACGGATCAATGTACTGGACTTCAAGGATTCTTCGTCTTCCATTCGTTTGGAGGAGGCACCGGGTCGGGATTCACTTCGTTGCTTATGCAAAAACTGTCCGATGATTATGGAAAAAAGAGCAAATTAGAATTTGCCGTATATCCAGCACCACAA GTGTCTACCGCCGTCGTAGAACCATACAACTCGATTCTGACAACTCACACTACAATCGGTCATTCGGATTGCGCGTTTATGGTGGATAACGAAGCGATTTATGATATATGTAGACGGAAGCTTGGTATCGAGCGGCCTTCATATGCGAATCTGAATCGCCTTATCAGCCAAGTGGTATCATCGATAACTGCCTCTTTGAGATTCGATGGTGCTCTGAACGTAGATCTAACGGAATTTCAAACGAACTTAGTACCATATCCTAGGATTCATTTCCCACTGGCGACTTATGCGCCGGTGGTTTCGGCTGATAAAGCTTTCCACGAAGGGATGTCCGTAGCAGAAATAACGTCCGAATGCTTCGAGGCATCCAATCAAATGGTCAAATGCGATCCTCGAGAAGGAAAATATATGGCCTGCTGCCTGCTTTATCGCGGGGAGGTGGTACCAAAGGATGTGAACGCGGCAATTGCGGCtatgaaaaggaaaagttGTATACGTTTTGTTGATTGGTGTCCGACTGGTTTTAAGGTCGGCATCAATTATCAACCACCTACTGTTGTTCCGGGTGGAGACCTCGCCAAG GTTCAAAGGGCGGTTTCAATGTTGTCGAACACAACAGCTATCGAGGAAGCCTGgtctaaattaaattacaagttCGATCTTATGTATCACAAGCGAGCATTCGTTCATTGGTACGTCGGAGAAGGTATGGAGGAAGGTGAGTTTGCAGAAGCGCGTGATGATCTTGCCGCATTAGAGAGAGACTACGAAGAAGTCGCACTCGAATCGTCAACCACACCAGATGCTTCGTtggaatattaa